Within the Chroococcidiopsis sp. TS-821 genome, the region GGATACAAGTTAGACGCACCCGTTATGCCGAAGGTGATGTGAAAAAAGAGTTGATTAAAGGTAGATACAACGTTAAACATTATCAAATTGGCTCAGTCATCTTAGCGCTGATGGTGTTGGGGACACTCGTGGCAATGGGAGTTACCTATATCAACAATCAAAAGCTCTTTCTTGGACCGCACCTATTAGTCGGATTAGGCATGACAGGAATCATTGCTGTTTCCGCGAGTCTCTCACCATTTATGCAAAAAGGTCAGAACTGGGCGCGTTACACTCACATTGTATTGAATTCTGTTCTACTCGCTTTATTCACTTGGCAAGCAGTCAGTGGCGTGCAAATCATCCAAAAT harbors:
- a CDS encoding DUF4079 domain-containing protein, whose protein sequence is MELSQEVKFWLNFIHPILMWGLLAASFYALYLGIQVRRTRYAEGDVKKELIKGRYNVKHYQIGSVILALMVLGTLVAMGVTYINNQKLFLGPHLLVGLGMTGIIAVSASLSPFMQKGQNWARYTHIVLNSVLLALFTWQAVSGVQIIQNILSKR